In Microbacterium enclense, the DNA window AGGAGCAGGTGACGCTGCTCCGCCTGATGAGCGAGATGGTCGCCGACGACAAGGGCCTCTCGGCCAGCATCGGTCGTGAGAACGAGCCGTTCGGCCTCATCGAGGCGTCCGTCCTCGCCAGCCGGTACGACGGCTCGACGGGCGGAGCGCGTGTCGGTCTGCTCGGTCCGACACGCATGGACTACTCCTCCAACCTCGCGGCGGTCCGCGCCGTCGCGCACTATCTGACCCGGATGCTCGAAGACGACGACAGCGCGCGCTGACACCGCGCACGGCGACGACGAGAACCACCGACGAGAACGAACCCCGCATCAGCGGGCAGGAAGGCGATTGTGGCTGACCACTACGAGGTCCTGGGTGTCGAACGAGACGCCAGCCCGGAAGACATCAAGAAGGCATACCGGCGCCTCGCCCGCCAATTGCACCCTGACGTGAACCCGGGCGCCGACGCGTCCGAACGCTTCAAGCTCGTGACCCACGCCTACGACGTGCTCAGCGACCCCGAGCAGCGGCGGCGCTATGACATGGGCGGCGACCAGAACCCCTTCGGGGGCGGGGGAGCGGGCGGGTTCGGCGGCTTCAGCGACATCTTCGAGACGTTCTTCGGGGGAGCACAGGGAGGCGGTGGCCGCGGCCCGCGCCCGCGGTCGCGGCGCGAACGGGGGCAGGACGCCCTCGTGCGCGTCACCCTCTCGCTCGGCGACGTGGTCTTCGGCGTTCACCGCGACCTCGAGGTCGACACCGCCGTGCTGTGCGAGACCTGCCAGGGCGCCTGCACGGCACCCGGGACGAGCGAGGTCACCTGCGACATCTGCCACGGCTCGGGCCACGTGCAGCGCACGGTCCGCAGCCTCCTCGGCAACGTCGTCACGAGCCAGCCGTGCAACGTCTGCCAGGGGCACGGCACGACCATCCCGTACCCCTGCAACACGTGCCAGGGTCAGGGCCGCGTCCGCGCCCGGCGGACGGTTTCGGTCGACATCCCCGCCGGAGTGGAGTCGGGGCTGCGTCTGCAGCTCCCCGGATCCGGCGAGGTGGGACCCGCCGGCGGCCCCAACGGTGACCTGTACATCGAGGTCACGGTCGAAACGCACGAGTCGTTCAGCCGGGAGGGCG includes these proteins:
- the dnaJ gene encoding molecular chaperone DnaJ — encoded protein: MADHYEVLGVERDASPEDIKKAYRRLARQLHPDVNPGADASERFKLVTHAYDVLSDPEQRRRYDMGGDQNPFGGGGAGGFGGFSDIFETFFGGAQGGGGRGPRPRSRRERGQDALVRVTLSLGDVVFGVHRDLEVDTAVLCETCQGACTAPGTSEVTCDICHGSGHVQRTVRSLLGNVVTSQPCNVCQGHGTTIPYPCNTCQGQGRVRARRTVSVDIPAGVESGLRLQLPGSGEVGPAGGPNGDLYIEVTVETHESFSREGDDLVATLEVSMPDAILGTTTSIDSLDGSVDLEVRPGVQSGDVLTIKGRGITPLRGSQRGDLKVGVHVVTPTRLDHKERALIEEFAKRTKAPKPRLAEHQQGMFSKFRDRFRH